CGACGAGTTTGAGCGGCTTGCCGTGGGCCTTCACCCAGCCGCCGATCCAGCGCCGCAGGAGCTGACCTGCGACGAACGGCACGAGCAACATCAGCACGATGTCGAGCACGGCCGACCCGCTGAAGGTGACGCCCTGGGTGGACATCGTCAGCGCGACCAGCAGTGGAGTCGCGAAGATTCCGATGAGACTCGAGGCGCTGGCCGAGACGATCGAGCCGGGGATGTTGCCGCGCGCCACCGAGACGAGCGCGATGGCGGACTGCACCGTGGACGGCAGCAGGCACAGGTACAGGACGCCGAGATAGAGCGGGTCGCTCAGGATCGACGGTACGAGCGCCTTGGCGGCCAGGCCGAGCAGCGGGAAGACGGCGAAGGTCGTGGCGAGGATCGTCAGGTGCAGACGCCAGTGCTCGAGACCCTCGATGGTCTCCTGCGTGGACAAGCGCGCGCCGTACAGGAAGAACAGCAGCCCGATGGCGATCTTGGCGGCCCAGTTCACGCCGTCGAGTACGACCCCGTCGGCGGGCAGCAGAGCAGCGACGGCGACGGTGGCGAGGATGGCGAGCAGGAACGGGTCGAGCCGTCCGAGCACGGGGATCTTGGAGAGCACGAATCGACGGTACGGCAGCCGGATGTCATTACAGAAGACGGTCGCCACGTTTTCTGTAATCGCGATTCGTGATGAAATGGGGTGGTGTTCGATCCGGTGCACCTACGGAGCTTCCTGGCCGTCGAGCGGGAGCGCGGCTTCACC
This window of the Rhodococcus pyridinivorans genome carries:
- a CDS encoding bile acid:sodium symporter family protein, which translates into the protein MLSKIPVLGRLDPFLLAILATVAVAALLPADGVVLDGVNWAAKIAIGLLFFLYGARLSTQETIEGLEHWRLHLTILATTFAVFPLLGLAAKALVPSILSDPLYLGVLYLCLLPSTVQSAIALVSVARGNIPGSIVSASASSLIGIFATPLLVALTMSTQGVTFSGSAVLDIVLMLLVPFVAGQLLRRWIGGWVKAHGKPLKLVDRGSIMLVVYVAFSRGMNEGIWSMISVGRLLALVGVCAVLLAIVLALTWYSSRGLGFEYQDRVAILFCGSTKSLATGLPMAIVLFPGQPIGLIVLPLMLFHQMQLLVCAALAGRLAKKAPDGLVAV